In Larimichthys crocea isolate SSNF chromosome VII, L_crocea_2.0, whole genome shotgun sequence, the genomic stretch aGCCATAGCTTATTCgtatctactgtatgaatacattttgatgtgctgtgtgctggttaaacattaataccatacatcaaATGTATTTAACCCATGATATCATCAAAACTTACTTCTTAGTCCACTAGCTCAAATGTGTGGTTTCAATAGTCTTTAGATAGCATAGATATGaaagtgtacctgcatgaaatgtattttcccCAACTAAGTTCCTTGTTATGGgtcaaccttcaattttgtaaattcctggtttatttccatttattccGATAAATTTCTGtcaaagctaagctaagctcgCCATCTCCTGGCTCCAGTTCCATATTTAGCATAaagatatgagagtggtattgatcgtctcatctaactctcagcagcaaagtgtatttcccaaaatgttgaactcttACTTTCAGTGCTCAGAGTAATGACACGAGGACATACAGTAGACTTTTGAGAGAATGGCCAATAATGCTCTTTTTGTCCTCCACAGGATGAGGAGTGTCTGAGACCCGGAGACGCCAGCGATCTCACTTTCCTCGAGAAGCTGGAGGACACTGTCGGAGGACACGCACACTTAGTAACGTTAGTTTGATTCTTGTACTCATTCTGTAGAACTACCACAGCCCTACAAATGTACCCAGAGCAGTTTGATCTCACAGTACTTAAAAGTCTGTTAAAAGGCCCGTGGTACTATTGAATATGTGTCCAGTCCATTTACTGAAATAtctatgctgtgtgtgtgtttccctgcaGTCACAAGCTTGCTGATGCAAAGACCCGGAAAGTAATGGGCCGTGATGAATTCAGACTGCTGCACTACGCTGGAGAGGTTAACTACAATGtcaacggtgtgtgtgtgtgtgtgtgtgtgtgtgtgtgtgtgtgtgtgtgtgtgtgtgtgtgtgtgtgtgcacttttgtAAATAAGGCCAGTGTGACCTTAGGTCCTTGGATGTTTGGTGTTGTGGTCAATTTGGCATGGAGATCATGGAAAACTATCTTCCAGTACTGAGTACCAATATTCTCtgataaatttaaatataacacGTCTTGAAGGAGGAAGGGCGTATCAGTGAGTTCTCAAGGAAATACCAACATTCATGCAGCagccagaacaaacaaataaaggctGGTCACTAATAAAGACCTTTTCAGAGTTACCTCACATAAAAAAACTCAAGTCTCACACTGCATTACTGTGTGAGATTCCAGGTTtacataataatgaataaaccGTTGACAACACACTGGCACAGGGTATCCACAAGAGCATTGTGttcacaaatgtgtgttttgtttgtttgagtgtatAAGCTAAGCAGCTGGAGTATGGAGCTGGAATAACAGTCTGATCTTCTCTTCTTATGCATTTACATCAATCAACTGTAGAGTTTTTACCTCCGACCAGTTGGCTTTAGCTTGCTGTTTGTATACTCTGTGTAAATTCAGTCTGAGACAGCAATCTCAACCGACTCATCAAGCTAATTCTAACTAATTACCAGTAGTGGTACGCAGGCTCCCTTTGGTACGTGGAagaatctctgaaatatatatttttaaataaatgaatttagaaacatttaatactaCCTGAATGTCCTTTAAACTTTGTTTCAACATCATGTATCGTAAATCACATTTCATTCTTGCCTTACTCAGGATTTCTGGACAAGAACAACGACCTGCTCTTCAGGAACCTAAAAGAGGTGAGACTGAGGCGTTAACAGGAAGATGAGGAGCTGGGAGGATTTTAAGACAAACTGTGATCCATGTTGTTTGTGGAAAATTGTACAGTTTGTCCAATTCTCAGGTTaaaatgtcctctgtgtgtttttcaggttaTGTGTATGTCGGAGAACAAGATCCTGACCCAGTGTTTTGACAGGGAGGAGCTGAGTGACAAGAAACGCCCAGACACGGTGAGATacctcgctgtgtgtgtgtgttccctcttTGTGTCCTGAGCTCTTATAAATCATACTGTCATGCATCCCAGCATACTTTcccacagcaaaacaaacagtggtgtGTTTCCCCTCTCCAGTGTGAGTGGGTGGTCTGATGGGGATTCTCTGCGGTCTCCCACTCACCGAGGAATGCCCTGACACTTGTGTGCccttcacaaagacacacacacactttaaccgCTTTAACTGTAACTGTCACAGGCTGGCAAGTTAGAGTCCCAGTCTGCCACACTGGTCCCAGTGTTCAGTCTGTACTGGACTGCTAGTCACATCAGCCGCTCTCTGATTGCGTAGCTCTTCTTAGGTCATCATCTCCGTCCACGGACTTCCACTTACGCACATCACACTTCTCCTCTTCGGTTTCTACCTTCAGCCGCTCagcctcatcctctccatcctctcaccCTCTTCTCTTCATCCCTTTTCTAACTAGCCTCCGTTCTCTGTCTGCTTGTGTCTGCCCCTCCAGGCAGCGACCCAGTTCAAAGCAAGTCTGGCGAAACTCATGGAGATCCTCATGTCGAAGGAGCCGTCGTACGTGCGCTGCATCAAGCCCAATGACTCCAAGCAAGCAGGTATGAAGCCATGTCACGTTcttttgctcttcttcttctcgttaCAAGTAAGTCCTACTGTAGTTACATATAGTAAAAGATATGAATGTAGAGAGGCTTAGAGTCTTAGAGTACCAATCAAATCAGGGTGTAACAGATTTATCAGTCcatgttgtatttgtttgtgacaaaatgacaataattttCTTCGCAATACTCAGAACTCTCtgaatcctctttttttttatttaattttcccTCCTTTCCACAATGGAAGAAAAATGTATGAGCTGACATGAATATTGgacattaaaagtaaaatagacAGGAGTAATAAACAGAACATGGTTTAacttgtcagtgttttattttgaaaagctgaaTTTCTGTAGTTTGAATTGGAGCCTGACCCATACTGGATTTTTATGGCTGATACTCATATTAGGAATGAAAGATTCCAATATTGATATATATCTGCTGATATTCTTCATacaatgtgtatatatacaacTTTTACAAAGATCCCTCAAACATGGTTATCAGACGTTTGTGACAAAGATATACGTATATGAGGCtggatattttacagtttaacaataaactttgttgcttaaaatgaaaacagtgcaACCTGACTGAGAAttgaattattataaataagtataaataaaaaaaaactcatctaTAGTAGAAATAAAAGATCTTTTTCTGCCCTGATTCCTGTAAAATTATGTTGTACAACAAATATGCCGATATGACATATCTGTGATGGCCCAGTATCAGCTGATAAAAACAGCTGACTGAAGTTCAGGCTCCACTTTGAACTCTTCAGAGGGTACAAACAGTTTTAATGTTCAAGCTGCTTCAGTTCCGTCAAACTGTGATCTAAAGTTTCAGTAAAGCTGAATGTGACAGTGAGCATCTTAAATGATGTTTTGAAGTGGACGTCCTAAGAACAACAATCAGATTGCACAACATGAAGTGACGTCcttgtttgattttcatgtAACACTTGAAAAGCCCAGCTTAGCTGCTTCACGCTAATATTTTCCCAGCAGTGTAGTTTTAATCCTGTTCTTTCTCTAATTCCAGcccaaacagtttgttttcagctgcGTGCGTGGTCTCAGTGTAACTCTCCGTGTGGTCGTCAGTATATCGGGCCGGCCTTTGTTCCTCTCCACAGTGGACCTTTTGTTGCTCTcacactgtttctctgtctctgtcactcctACTTGTGTTGTTTAGCATTTACTGGTTTTCTCTGGTTCATTTGTCCAACAGACTTTACATTTTTTCTCTGACTGATTTGACCCTCCATCTCTGaactccctcccctctctttcagTTCGATTTGACGAGGTGTTGATCCGTCACCAGGTCAAGTATCTGGGTCTGATGGAAAATCTGAGGGTGAGGAGGGCCGGCTTTGCTTACAGACGGCGCTACGAGGTCTTCCTACAGAGGTGATCAGATTTTAATTGGTACAGTTACATGGAAACACAACATCAAGAATCTAAGTGGCCTTCATGTGTTCAAGTACACAACCAATATGACTTTGCAGTTTAGTCAAATTGTTCACTCAGGCATAAAAAGCCACGATAAGAAGTATAAAAAATACAGGTGTGTCACTTCACATCACACTCATGAATAACTAAAGCACAGTTGGTAACGAGGAAGCACTGATTTGGGCTGATGTGTCACAGCTTTTCAAAATGTCCTGCCCTGAGACACTGATCCTCTTATAGCTTTAGAGTGTCAACTTTTGAACTCGTGAATTGTAAAAGAAATTTTCATTTGaatccagatttttttcatttcattttatacGTCTAGCAAACACAAGCAACGTGAGCTGAGACCATCCCTGAGTCAGGCTGCAGCTTAAAACAATTATTACATCGTCAATATCAGTTAATTGTGTAGTCTATTAAAGTTTCAGATCAGATTTATGGGGctgtatttacaaaatatggcaaaaatagaatattatattctataacTATGTTTCAcaagtgtataatcacctgggAATATGaatcatgatgtttttgttactttaaaaaaagcCTGAATCTTGAagctccatgtttctacagtagcccagagctgacaaactaaatactggctctagacagtgtttttcatgtttttcatgcattttgtggccactgtagtttctcctagACACTAATGAGAAGAGAGTGAGACGAGGAGATTGCAATCAGCACCTATACTGCTAAATACcacttaatcctacacactgctcctttaaatgcTCCTACACACTGTTCCTCACAGTTTCCTAAAGTTCAACATGACTCCTAACATGATTCCTTGTTTGGTCCGACCAGCAGTCTAAATCCAAAAGAAAATCACTTCACTGTCAGAAAATCCTCACAAGGCAGAGGCTGGAACTAGAGAGAAACTTTATAAAAATAACTTAAACCATGACTCAGCGCTCAGAATAGCTGCAGATAGTTTCAGCTCTAAACCCGAGACTTTCTATTCCCATGAGCTCTTCATTCCTGATGCAGTATTCTAGTATTTATTgtgcttgtgttgtgtgtgtttaggtatAAGTCTCTGTGTCCAGACACTTGGCCCAACTGGCAGGGCAAACTATCTGATGGAGTGGCCACACTGGTCAAACACCTGGGATACAAACCTGAGGAGTACAAACTGGGCAGGTCAGCAGTACACAGATCTATACAGTGTATATGTGTCTTTAAGAAGTAACCCTGATTTTTCATGTTAaacactcatttttatttttgttgtcgtcttccttctgtttcttctcgatatgatttcatacatttcattttaaacttttagatCCAAAATCTTCATCCGTTTCCCAAAGACCTTGTTTGCCACTGAGGATTCTCTGGAGACCAGGAAACACAGTCTTGGTGAGAGCTTCTGACACAGCTGATGATCCCTGCTGAACATTTTTTAGCGTCACATGCAGATTTaaagcagattttctttttttgtcacctCGCAGCCACCAAGCTCCAGGCAGGATGGAAAGGCTACAGCCAGAAGTCCAAATACCAGAAACTCAGAACCTCAGGTGAGGAACCCTTTACATGTTCTCTTGCTTGTATGTCATGTTAGAGTCTTCTTTGTATGTTGAAGTTGTATGTCACGTCCCTTGCAGCTATTGCCATCCAGGCGTGGTGGAGAGGGATCCTGGCCAGGAGGAGGGCTCAGCGCAGGCGACAGGCTGCTGATACCATCCGCAGGTACACACCAGTACAGCGACAGACCAGCAGGGGGCACaatacactgactgactgtggttttaaaatgagaatgaTTTGATAGATTTTGTAAAGCCTTTAATTTCCTTTGATTCAAATCCTCAGGTTCATCAAAGGTTTCATCTACCGCCACAAGGAGCGCTGTCCGGAGAACGAGTATTTCCTGGATTACGTGCGCTACTCCTTCCTCATGACGCTGCGCAGGAACCTGCCCAAGAACGTCCTGGACAAGAGCTGGCCGACGCCTCCGGCCGCTCTCACTGAGGTGgggataaaacacacacaaatgacttGAGTGACACCACAAACTATTGAGAAGATCAAGGATGTGACCAAGCAAGACCTTTTGGGATAGTTATGGATCAAACCTGTTGTGTCCAGAACCTTCTTCCCAGTCGCAGAAAAGagaaaacgtttttttttctttctttctttgtcttcaggCTTCAGATTATCTGCGTAAACTGTGCATGCAGAACATGGTGTGGAGCTACTGCAAGAGGATCAGCCCTGAGTGGAAACATCAGGTGAGTATTGACCCGACACATTGATGTAATCTGACTGTCGGGCTACTTGTTTGCTGATTGGTTCCTTTGCTTCACTGTAATCAAATCTGTTTTGAATAGATGGAGCAGAAGATGGTCGCCAGCGAGATCTTCAAGGACAAGAAGGACAACTACCCACAGAGTGTGCCCAAACTGTTTGTCAGCACAAGACTCAGTGAGACGTCTTTACAGCTACAACAAATCATTGCGACATTTGTACATTATGTTAAAGGTGCTAACAGCGTGTCTCTTGTTCAGACGGGGAGGACATTAACCCCAAGGTGGTTCAGGCTCTGGGCAGCGAGAAGATGAAGGTGAGTCAAGCGAAGTCACAAACAAAGAGCAGCGTAATGTCTGTCTATGAGTGTGTCCATCAAGTGTCCTGACCGTCCCATCCTTCTGTCCTCAGTATGCCGTGCCCGTCACCAAGTATGACAGAAAAGGCTACAAGGCCCGACCCCGCCAGCTGTTGCTCACCGCTAACAGCGCTGTTATCGTAGAGGAGGCCAAACTCAAACAGCGCATCGACTACGGAGctctgaaaggtcagaggtcaacagccaagtttgtttttgtgtgtgtggacagtgtttgGTTCACTGATCATTAAAAGCGTCCTTCCTCCTGCAGGTATCTCAGTCAGCTCTCTCAGCGATGGCTTGTTCGTTCTGCACGTGCCCAGTGACGACAACAAACAGAAGGTAAAACCCGGACTCTGAATGAAACAGATCTCATGGAGCTTTGCGCGAGTCTTCACTGAGCGTCTGTTTGATGGTGTCTTCACAGGGAGACGTAGTCCTGCAGAGCGACCACGTGATCGAGACCTTGACCAAGATTGCGATCTGCGctgacaaaataaacagcatcaACATCAACCAGGGCAGGTGAGGAGCGGGAACAGCTTTAACAGTATGTGATGTCACATTGGTCGAAAGCCTGTCTAACTGTCTGTGTTCCTCCTCCAGTATAAAGTTTACAGTGGGTCAGGGGAAAGAGGGGATCATAGACTTCACGCCCGGATCAGAACTGCTGGTGGCCAAGGCTAAAAACGGACACTTGTCTGTGGTGAGTCCGCTACATCTGCCTCACTTTATCTGTAAATACTGTTTGATGTTACAG encodes the following:
- the LOC104920876 gene encoding unconventional myosin-Ic isoform X2, translated to MMESALTARDRVGVQDFVLLENFTSEAAFIENLRKRFKENLIYTYIGSVLVSVNPYKDLEIYTKNHMERYRGVNFYEVSPHIYAVADNSYRSLRTERKDQCILISGESGAGKTEASKKILQYYAFTCPASDQVQTVKDRLLQSNPVLEAFGNAKTLRNDNSSRFGKYMDIQFDFKGAPMGGHIINYLLEKSRVVHQNHGERNFHIFYQLIEGGEEDLLRRLGLERNPQQYQYLVKGNCPKVSSINDRSDWKVVRKALTVIGFNEDEVEELLNIIASVLHLGNVQYGGEEGNACITSDTQIKYLARLLGVNGAVLTEALTHKKIIAKGEELMSPLNLEQASSARDALSKAVYGRTFTWLVNKINASLAYTDDTFKNFSVIGLLDIYGFEVFQNNSFEQFCINYCNEKLQQLFIELTLKSEQEEYESEGITWEPVQYFNNKIICDLVEEKFKGIISILDEECLRPGDASDLTFLEKLEDTVGGHAHLVTHKLADAKTRKVMGRDEFRLLHYAGEVNYNVNGFLDKNNDLLFRNLKEVMCMSENKILTQCFDREELSDKKRPDTAATQFKASLAKLMEILMSKEPSYVRCIKPNDSKQAVRFDEVLIRHQVKYLGLMENLRVRRAGFAYRRRYEVFLQRYKSLCPDTWPNWQGKLSDGVATLVKHLGYKPEEYKLGRSKIFIRFPKTLFATEDSLETRKHSLATKLQAGWKGYSQKSKYQKLRTSAIAIQAWWRGILARRRAQRRRQAADTIRRFIKGFIYRHKERCPENEYFLDYVRYSFLMTLRRNLPKNVLDKSWPTPPAALTEASDYLRKLCMQNMVWSYCKRISPEWKHQMEQKMVASEIFKDKKDNYPQSVPKLFVSTRLNGEDINPKVVQALGSEKMKYAVPVTKYDRKGYKARPRQLLLTANSAVIVEEAKLKQRIDYGALKGISVSSLSDGLFVLHVPSDDNKQKGDVVLQSDHVIETLTKIAICADKINSININQGSIKFTVGQGKEGIIDFTPGSELLVAKAKNGHLSVTAPRLNSR
- the LOC104920876 gene encoding unconventional myosin-Ic isoform X1, producing the protein MMELRIQLIPTGEIILPPGKNGENYCHNCKVVASDGVRAMMESALTARDRVGVQDFVLLENFTSEAAFIENLRKRFKENLIYTYIGSVLVSVNPYKDLEIYTKNHMERYRGVNFYEVSPHIYAVADNSYRSLRTERKDQCILISGESGAGKTEASKKILQYYAFTCPASDQVQTVKDRLLQSNPVLEAFGNAKTLRNDNSSRFGKYMDIQFDFKGAPMGGHIINYLLEKSRVVHQNHGERNFHIFYQLIEGGEEDLLRRLGLERNPQQYQYLVKGNCPKVSSINDRSDWKVVRKALTVIGFNEDEVEELLNIIASVLHLGNVQYGGEEGNACITSDTQIKYLARLLGVNGAVLTEALTHKKIIAKGEELMSPLNLEQASSARDALSKAVYGRTFTWLVNKINASLAYTDDTFKNFSVIGLLDIYGFEVFQNNSFEQFCINYCNEKLQQLFIELTLKSEQEEYESEGITWEPVQYFNNKIICDLVEEKFKGIISILDEECLRPGDASDLTFLEKLEDTVGGHAHLVTHKLADAKTRKVMGRDEFRLLHYAGEVNYNVNGFLDKNNDLLFRNLKEVMCMSENKILTQCFDREELSDKKRPDTAATQFKASLAKLMEILMSKEPSYVRCIKPNDSKQAVRFDEVLIRHQVKYLGLMENLRVRRAGFAYRRRYEVFLQRYKSLCPDTWPNWQGKLSDGVATLVKHLGYKPEEYKLGRSKIFIRFPKTLFATEDSLETRKHSLATKLQAGWKGYSQKSKYQKLRTSAIAIQAWWRGILARRRAQRRRQAADTIRRFIKGFIYRHKERCPENEYFLDYVRYSFLMTLRRNLPKNVLDKSWPTPPAALTEASDYLRKLCMQNMVWSYCKRISPEWKHQMEQKMVASEIFKDKKDNYPQSVPKLFVSTRLNGEDINPKVVQALGSEKMKYAVPVTKYDRKGYKARPRQLLLTANSAVIVEEAKLKQRIDYGALKGISVSSLSDGLFVLHVPSDDNKQKGDVVLQSDHVIETLTKIAICADKINSININQGSIKFTVGQGKEGIIDFTPGSELLVAKAKNGHLSVTAPRLNSR